The following are from one region of the Chromobacterium phragmitis genome:
- the infB gene encoding translation initiation factor IF-2 yields the protein MVLTNVKQFASEMNLTPERLLEQLSAAGVSKRSPDDTLSAQDKSQLLDYLKRSHGAREDSGITLTRKSTSEVKKADGSTVTVETRKKRVVARPDDAPRAEAAKPAEAAPVAAPVEAKPEPKPEPKVEAKPEPKVEAKPEPKPEPKVEAKPEPKLEPKPAAAPAPRTVASILSPEEIAAREAEEKRQAAFRARQEALMREKIEREERRQAAKLAASQPAPAPAPAPAAEPKRDERRSDDRRGAPNGDRGPRPAGAGDRGPRPAGAGDRGPRPAGDRGPRPAGAGDRGPRPAGDRGPRPAGDNRGPRPAPAAAAPSQPSSPAPGGSRPGKGKKGGERSWDDNKKGGRGLKTKGGDAGSDWKSRGGKGRNKQNNQHAFQAPTEPIVHEVLVPETITVAELAHKMAVKAVEVIKTLMKMGMMVTINQVLDQETALIVVEEMGHIGKAAQADDPEAYLDVTGGETVEVVEQSRSPVVTVMGHVDHGKTSLLDYIRRAKVAAGEAGGITQHIGAYHVETPRGMITFLDTPGHEAFTAMRARGAKATDIVVLVVAADDGVMPQTIEAIHHAKAAKVPMVVAVNKIDKQGANVERIRQELVAHEVVPEDWGGDTQFVEVSAKMGLNIDALLEAILLQAEVLELKAPVDSLAKGIIVEARLDKGRGPVATLLVQSGTLKKGDVVLAGTAFGRVRAMMDENGKAIDSAGPAIPVEILGLSDVPQAGEDAMALADEKKAREIALFRAGKFRDVRLAKQQAAKLENMFAQMSEGEVQTLSIIIKADVQGSYEALAGSLQKLSTEEVRVAILHSGVGGISESDVNLAIASKAIVIGFNTRADAAARKLAENEGVDIRYYNIIYDAVDEVKAALSGMLAPEKKEQVLGTVEIRQVITVSKVGNIAGCMVTDGMIKRSASIRLIRNHVVIHTGELESLKRFKDDVKEVKQGYECGLMLKNFNDIQEGDQLEAFEIVEVARSL from the coding sequence ATGGTTTTGACGAATGTAAAACAATTTGCCAGCGAGATGAATCTCACGCCGGAACGCCTGCTGGAGCAGCTGAGCGCCGCGGGTGTGAGCAAGCGCTCGCCGGATGACACCCTGTCGGCACAAGACAAGTCCCAGCTCCTGGACTACCTGAAACGCTCGCATGGCGCGCGCGAGGACAGCGGCATCACGCTGACCCGCAAGTCCACCTCCGAGGTGAAGAAGGCCGATGGCAGCACCGTGACCGTGGAAACCCGCAAGAAGCGCGTGGTGGCGCGTCCGGACGACGCGCCGCGCGCTGAGGCGGCCAAGCCGGCCGAGGCGGCCCCTGTCGCCGCGCCGGTGGAGGCTAAGCCGGAACCGAAGCCGGAGCCCAAGGTAGAAGCCAAGCCGGAACCGAAAGTGGAGGCCAAGCCTGAGCCGAAACCGGAGCCGAAGGTGGAAGCCAAGCCGGAACCGAAGCTCGAGCCGAAGCCGGCCGCCGCCCCGGCGCCGCGCACGGTCGCCTCCATCCTGTCGCCGGAAGAAATCGCCGCGCGCGAGGCTGAGGAAAAGCGCCAGGCCGCGTTCCGCGCCCGTCAGGAAGCGCTGATGCGCGAAAAGATCGAGCGCGAAGAGCGTCGCCAGGCCGCCAAGCTGGCGGCCTCGCAACCGGCTCCCGCGCCGGCGCCGGCTCCCGCGGCCGAACCCAAGCGCGACGAGCGTCGCAGCGACGACCGCCGCGGCGCGCCGAACGGCGATCGCGGTCCGCGCCCGGCTGGCGCCGGCGATCGCGGCCCGCGTCCGGCTGGCGCCGGCGACCGTGGTCCGCGTCCGGCTGGCGATCGTGGCCCGCGTCCGGCTGGCGCCGGCGACCGCGGTCCGCGTCCGGCAGGCGACCGTGGCCCGCGTCCCGCAGGCGACAATCGCGGTCCGCGTCCGGCTCCGGCCGCGGCGGCTCCGTCGCAACCGTCGTCTCCGGCTCCGGGCGGCAGCCGTCCGGGCAAGGGCAAGAAGGGCGGCGAGCGCAGCTGGGACGACAACAAGAAGGGCGGCCGCGGTCTGAAGACCAAGGGCGGCGACGCCGGCAGCGACTGGAAGTCGCGCGGCGGCAAGGGCCGCAATAAGCAGAACAACCAACACGCTTTCCAGGCGCCGACCGAGCCCATCGTGCATGAGGTTCTGGTGCCGGAAACCATCACCGTGGCCGAACTGGCCCACAAGATGGCGGTGAAGGCGGTTGAAGTGATCAAGACCCTGATGAAGATGGGCATGATGGTCACCATCAACCAGGTGCTGGATCAGGAAACCGCGTTGATCGTGGTCGAAGAAATGGGCCACATCGGCAAGGCCGCGCAGGCGGACGATCCGGAAGCCTATCTGGACGTGACCGGCGGCGAGACCGTGGAAGTGGTCGAGCAGTCGCGTTCCCCGGTGGTGACCGTGATGGGCCACGTCGACCACGGCAAGACCTCGCTGCTGGACTACATCCGCCGCGCCAAGGTCGCCGCGGGCGAAGCCGGCGGCATTACCCAGCACATCGGCGCCTACCACGTGGAAACCCCGCGCGGCATGATCACCTTCCTGGATACCCCGGGTCACGAAGCGTTTACCGCGATGCGTGCCCGCGGCGCCAAGGCCACCGACATCGTGGTGCTGGTGGTGGCGGCCGATGACGGCGTGATGCCGCAGACGATCGAAGCGATCCACCACGCCAAGGCCGCCAAGGTGCCGATGGTGGTGGCGGTGAACAAGATCGACAAGCAGGGCGCTAACGTCGAGCGCATCCGCCAGGAGCTGGTGGCGCATGAAGTGGTGCCGGAAGATTGGGGCGGCGACACCCAGTTCGTCGAAGTGTCGGCCAAGATGGGCCTGAACATCGACGCGCTGCTGGAAGCCATCCTGCTGCAAGCCGAAGTGCTGGAGCTGAAGGCTCCGGTCGACAGCCTGGCCAAGGGCATCATCGTCGAGGCCCGCCTCGACAAGGGCCGCGGTCCGGTCGCCACGCTGCTGGTTCAGTCCGGCACCCTGAAGAAGGGCGACGTGGTGCTGGCAGGCACCGCCTTCGGCCGCGTCCGCGCCATGATGGACGAAAACGGCAAGGCCATCGATTCGGCCGGTCCGGCCATTCCGGTGGAGATCCTGGGTCTGTCCGACGTGCCGCAAGCCGGTGAAGACGCGATGGCTCTGGCCGACGAGAAGAAGGCGCGCGAAATCGCCTTGTTCCGCGCCGGCAAGTTCCGCGACGTGCGTCTGGCCAAGCAGCAGGCAGCCAAGCTGGAGAACATGTTCGCCCAGATGTCGGAAGGCGAGGTGCAAACCCTGTCCATCATCATCAAGGCCGACGTGCAAGGTTCGTACGAAGCGCTGGCCGGCAGCCTGCAGAAGCTGTCCACCGAAGAAGTTCGCGTGGCCATCCTGCACTCTGGCGTGGGCGGCATCAGCGAATCCGACGTCAACCTGGCGATCGCCTCCAAGGCCATCGTGATCGGCTTCAACACCCGAGCCGACGCGGCGGCGCGCAAGCTGGCGGAAAACGAAGGTGTCGACATCCGTTACTACAACATCATTTACGATGCGGTGGACGAGGTGAAGGCCGCGCTGTCCGGCATGCTGGCGCCGGAGAAGAAGGAACAGGTGCTGGGCACCGTCGAGATCCGTCAGGTGATCACGGTTTCCAAGGTGGGCAACATCGCGGGTTGCATGGTGACCGACGGCATGATCAAGCGCTCCGCTTCGATCCGTCTGATCCGCAACCACGTGGTGATCCACACCGGCGAACTGGAATCGCTGAAGCGCTTCAAGGACGACGTGAAGGAAGTGAAGCAAGGCTACGAGTGCGGCCTGATGCTGAAGAACTTCAACGACATCCAGGAAGGCGACCAGCTGGAAGCGTTCGAGATCGTGGAAGTCGCGCGTTCCCTGTAA
- the rbfA gene encoding 30S ribosome-binding factor RbfA, with amino-acid sequence MAKAKKGFSRSDRVSEQIQRELAELTRKGLKDPRAGWITITSVEVTRDYSHAKVYYTVMVDSTREATQEALDSSAGYLRNELGRAIKMFSMPQLHFVYDDSVERGMHLTSLINQVAREDAEKFGDLAEGDAGQEEGKAE; translated from the coding sequence ATGGCCAAAGCCAAAAAAGGTTTTTCCCGCTCGGACCGCGTGTCTGAGCAGATCCAGCGCGAGCTGGCCGAGCTGACCCGCAAGGGCCTGAAAGACCCGCGCGCGGGCTGGATCACCATCACCTCGGTGGAAGTGACGCGCGATTACTCGCACGCCAAGGTGTACTACACGGTGATGGTGGACTCCACCCGCGAAGCCACCCAGGAGGCGCTGGACAGCTCCGCCGGCTATCTGCGCAACGAGTTGGGCCGCGCGATCAAGATGTTCAGCATGCCGCAGCTGCATTTCGTCTATGACGATTCGGTCGAGCGCGGCATGCACCTCACCAGCTTGATCAACCAGGTAGCGCGCGAGGACGCCGAGAAGTTCGGCGACCTGGCAGAGGGCGATGCCGGCCAGGAAGAGGGCAAGGCCGAATGA
- the truB gene encoding tRNA pseudouridine(55) synthase TruB — translation MSKPRSNRRPIDGVLLIDKPYDISSNNALQKARWLLNAAKAGHTGVLDPLATGLLPVCLGEATKFSSYLLDADKGYRATVKFGVVTTTGDVEGEVVSERPVSFSREELEAALERFRGEIRQVPPMYSALKHQGKPLYEYARAGIEVPREARQVTIRQLELLSFDGVSAEIDVLCTKGTYIRTLASDVGEALGCGAHLTALRRTATGGFSLQQSHGLADLEQLEMPAREALLMPADVLVMHFPQLELPEGEIGKFLHGQPVRFEQKCEKMQRFRVYEQSSRKFVGLGEARGDGRLHPIRLLANQASA, via the coding sequence ATGAGCAAGCCGCGCAGCAACCGCCGCCCCATCGATGGCGTGCTGCTGATCGACAAGCCTTACGACATTTCCAGCAACAACGCGCTGCAAAAGGCGCGCTGGTTGCTGAACGCCGCCAAGGCCGGCCACACCGGCGTGCTGGACCCGTTGGCCACCGGCCTGTTGCCGGTGTGTCTGGGCGAAGCCACCAAGTTTTCGTCCTATCTCTTGGACGCGGACAAGGGCTACCGCGCCACGGTGAAGTTCGGCGTGGTGACGACGACGGGCGATGTGGAGGGCGAGGTGGTATCCGAGCGGCCCGTCAGCTTCAGCCGCGAAGAGCTGGAAGCCGCGCTGGAGCGCTTCCGCGGCGAAATCCGCCAGGTGCCGCCGATGTATTCGGCGCTGAAGCATCAGGGCAAGCCGCTGTACGAATATGCGCGGGCCGGCATCGAGGTGCCGCGCGAGGCGCGCCAGGTCACCATTCGCCAGCTGGAATTGCTGTCGTTCGACGGCGTATCGGCCGAGATCGACGTGCTATGCACCAAGGGCACCTATATCAGAACCTTGGCCTCCGATGTGGGCGAGGCGCTGGGCTGCGGCGCGCATCTGACCGCGCTGCGCCGCACCGCCACCGGCGGTTTCAGCCTGCAGCAATCGCATGGCTTGGCCGATCTGGAGCAGTTGGAGATGCCGGCGCGAGAGGCCTTGCTGATGCCGGCCGACGTGTTGGTGATGCATTTCCCGCAACTGGAGCTGCCGGAAGGCGAGATCGGCAAGTTTCTGCACGGACAGCCCGTGCGTTTTGAGCAAAAGTGTGAGAAAATGCAGCGCTTCCGGGTTTACGAGCAATCGTCCCGGAAATTCGTGGGGCTGGGCGAGGCGCGCGGCGATGGCCGCCTGCATCCGATCCGGCTCCTGGCGAACCAGGCCTCGGCCTGA
- the rpsO gene encoding 30S ribosomal protein S15, protein MAMTAAQKAEIVKGFQRAEGDTGSSEVQVALLTARINDLTPHFKANTKDHHSRRGLLKLVSRRRRLLDYLKRTDADSYRALITRLGLRK, encoded by the coding sequence ATGGCAATGACCGCCGCTCAAAAAGCAGAAATCGTTAAAGGCTTCCAACGCGCTGAAGGCGACACTGGTTCGTCCGAAGTTCAAGTGGCCCTGCTGACCGCACGCATCAACGACCTGACCCCCCACTTCAAGGCCAACACCAAGGACCACCACAGCCGTCGTGGCCTGCTGAAGCTGGTTAGCCGTCGTCGCCGTCTGCTGGACTACCTGAAGCGCACCGACGCTGATAGCTACCGCGCGCTGATCACCCGTCTGGGCCTGCGCAAGTAA
- the pnp gene encoding polyribonucleotide nucleotidyltransferase yields the protein MFNKITKTFQFGRQTVTLETGEIARQASGSVVVSVDDTVVMVSVVGGKNVKPGQDFFPLTVDYLERTYAAGKIPGGFFKREGKQSEKEVLTSRLIDRPIRPLFPEGFYHDVQIVATVLSLNPEVDSDIPAMIGASAALAISGLPFAGPIGAARVGYANGEYILNPTKTELQTSQMDLVVAGTQRAVLMVESEAKELPEAVMLGAVVFGHEQMQAAIQAINELADEVNPVMFDWAAPVANEELIAQIRGIAGEKLAEAFRLRQKQARTVAINEAWDAVKTGLINEDTDTLKANEIKGIFKGLEAEIVRGQILAGEARIDGRDTRTVRPISIRNNVLPRTHGSALFTRGETQAMVVTTLGTKQDEQIIDALAGEYTERFMLHYNFPPYSTGEAGRMGPPKRREIGHGRLAKRALVAVLPPEDEFGYSMRVVSEITESNGSSSMASVCGGCLSLLSAGVPLKAHVAGIAMGLILEGNRFAVLTDILGDEDHLGDMDFKVAGTAGGITALQMDIKIQGITKEIMQVALEQAKEGRLHILGLMKEAVDGPQELSAHAPRLYVMKINPEKIREVIGKGGETIRSITKDTGCEINIEEDGTITIASVSNEGAEAAKKRIEEITVEVEVGKVYEGTVVKILDNNVGAIVSILPGKDGLVHISQIANERIKNVSDHLKEGQVVKVKAIEMDDRGRIRLSIKALLEEEAKTAQATAESFGLKAQ from the coding sequence GTGTTCAACAAGATCACTAAAACCTTCCAGTTCGGCCGTCAGACCGTCACCCTGGAAACCGGCGAAATCGCCCGCCAGGCATCCGGCTCCGTAGTCGTATCCGTGGACGACACCGTCGTCATGGTCAGCGTGGTTGGCGGCAAGAACGTCAAGCCGGGCCAGGACTTCTTCCCGCTGACCGTGGACTACCTGGAGCGCACCTACGCCGCCGGCAAGATCCCGGGCGGCTTCTTCAAGCGCGAAGGCAAGCAGTCCGAGAAGGAAGTGCTGACCAGCCGCCTGATCGACCGTCCGATCCGTCCGCTGTTCCCGGAAGGCTTCTATCATGACGTGCAAATCGTCGCCACCGTGCTGTCGCTGAATCCGGAAGTGGATTCGGACATCCCGGCGATGATCGGCGCCTCCGCCGCCCTGGCCATCTCCGGCCTGCCGTTCGCCGGCCCGATCGGCGCCGCCCGCGTCGGCTACGCCAACGGCGAATACATCCTGAACCCGACCAAGACCGAACTGCAAACCTCGCAGATGGACCTGGTCGTCGCCGGCACCCAGCGCGCCGTGCTGATGGTGGAATCGGAAGCCAAGGAACTGCCGGAAGCCGTGATGCTGGGCGCCGTGGTGTTCGGCCACGAGCAAATGCAAGCCGCCATCCAGGCCATCAACGAACTGGCCGACGAAGTGAACCCGGTGATGTTCGACTGGGCCGCTCCGGTCGCCAACGAAGAGCTGATCGCGCAGATCCGCGGCATCGCCGGCGAGAAGCTGGCCGAAGCCTTCCGCCTGCGCCAGAAGCAAGCCCGCACCGTCGCCATCAACGAAGCTTGGGACGCTGTCAAGACCGGCCTGATCAACGAAGACACCGACACCCTGAAGGCCAACGAGATCAAGGGCATCTTCAAGGGCCTGGAAGCTGAAATCGTCCGCGGCCAGATCCTGGCCGGCGAAGCGCGCATCGACGGCCGCGACACCCGCACCGTGCGCCCGATCAGCATCCGCAACAACGTGCTGCCGCGCACCCACGGCTCCGCCCTGTTCACCCGCGGCGAAACCCAGGCCATGGTGGTGACCACGCTGGGCACCAAGCAAGACGAGCAGATCATCGACGCGCTGGCCGGCGAGTACACCGAACGCTTCATGCTGCACTACAACTTCCCGCCGTACTCCACCGGCGAAGCCGGCCGCATGGGCCCGCCGAAGCGCCGCGAAATCGGCCACGGCCGCCTGGCCAAGCGCGCCCTGGTGGCGGTGCTGCCGCCGGAAGACGAATTCGGCTACTCCATGCGCGTGGTGTCCGAGATCACTGAATCCAACGGCTCCTCGTCGATGGCTTCCGTATGCGGCGGCTGCTTGTCGCTGCTGTCCGCCGGCGTGCCGCTGAAGGCCCACGTGGCCGGCATCGCCATGGGTCTGATCCTGGAAGGCAACCGCTTCGCCGTGCTGACCGACATCCTGGGCGATGAAGATCACCTGGGCGACATGGACTTCAAGGTGGCCGGCACCGCAGGCGGCATCACCGCGCTGCAGATGGACATCAAGATCCAGGGCATCACCAAGGAAATCATGCAGGTTGCGCTGGAGCAGGCCAAGGAAGGCCGTCTGCACATCCTGGGCCTGATGAAGGAAGCCGTGGACGGCCCGCAAGAGCTGTCCGCCCACGCTCCGCGCCTGTACGTGATGAAGATCAATCCGGAGAAGATCCGCGAAGTGATCGGCAAGGGCGGCGAAACCATCCGCTCCATCACCAAGGACACCGGCTGCGAGATCAACATCGAGGAAGACGGCACCATCACCATCGCTTCGGTGAGCAACGAGGGCGCGGAAGCGGCCAAGAAGCGTATCGAAGAGATCACCGTTGAAGTGGAAGTGGGCAAGGTGTACGAAGGCACCGTGGTCAAGATCCTCGACAACAACGTCGGCGCCATCGTCTCCATCCTGCCGGGCAAGGACGGTCTGGTTCACATCTCGCAGATCGCCAATGAGCGCATCAAGAATGTGTCCGACCACCTGAAGGAAGGCCAAGTGGTGAAGGTCAAGGCCATCGAAATGGACGACCGCGGCCGCATCCGCCTGTCCATCAAGGCCCTGCTGGAAGAAGAAGCGAAAACCGCCCAGGCGACCGCTGAATCCTTCGGCCTGAAGGCGCAGTAA
- a CDS encoding 3-deoxy-7-phosphoheptulonate synthase, translated as MTTLARPHNGLLAPEHSHAPPSSQADYRAMASPAELLRSLPASARASASVHAGRDAVKKVLSGNDPRWLVVVGPCSIHDPRAGLDYAARLADLAAELDDTLLIVMRAYFEKPRTSVGWKGLINDPYMDDSYCVDEGMHIARRFLLAAAELGLPLAGEALDPMSPLYLADLYSWMAIGARTTESQIHRELASALDSAVGFKNSTDGTLDAALNAIVSASAPHAYLGMGKDGRVAVVNSRGNPHCHLVLRGGGGRPNYDSVSVALAEQAMKKHDIPPAIMVDCAHANSWKQHTLQPRVLADTVSQIRHGNRSIRAFMLESFLEAGNQPIPADLAQLRYGCSVTDPCVDWRTTADILRDARAKLRPLLDI; from the coding sequence ATGACAACGCTTGCCAGGCCTCACAACGGCCTACTCGCGCCCGAACACAGCCACGCGCCGCCGTCCAGCCAGGCAGACTACCGCGCAATGGCCAGCCCCGCCGAACTATTGCGCAGCCTGCCGGCCAGCGCGCGCGCCAGCGCCTCGGTCCACGCCGGCCGCGACGCGGTGAAAAAAGTGCTGAGCGGGAACGATCCGCGCTGGCTGGTGGTGGTAGGCCCCTGCTCCATCCACGACCCGCGCGCCGGACTCGATTACGCCGCCCGGCTGGCTGATCTGGCCGCCGAACTGGACGACACGCTGCTGATCGTGATGCGCGCCTACTTCGAAAAGCCGCGCACCAGCGTGGGCTGGAAGGGCCTGATCAATGACCCCTACATGGACGACAGCTACTGCGTGGACGAGGGCATGCACATCGCCCGCCGCTTCCTCTTGGCCGCCGCCGAGCTGGGCCTGCCGCTGGCCGGAGAGGCGCTGGACCCGATGTCGCCGCTATACCTGGCCGATCTGTACAGCTGGATGGCGATAGGCGCACGCACCACCGAATCGCAAATCCACCGCGAGCTGGCATCAGCGCTGGACAGCGCAGTGGGCTTCAAAAACAGCACCGATGGCACCCTGGACGCGGCGCTCAACGCCATCGTCTCCGCCAGCGCGCCGCACGCCTACCTGGGCATGGGCAAGGATGGCCGGGTGGCGGTGGTGAACAGCCGCGGCAACCCGCACTGCCACCTGGTGCTGCGCGGCGGCGGCGGCCGGCCCAACTACGACTCGGTCAGCGTCGCGCTAGCGGAACAGGCCATGAAGAAGCACGACATCCCGCCGGCCATCATGGTGGACTGCGCGCATGCCAACTCGTGGAAGCAGCACACGCTGCAGCCGCGCGTGCTGGCCGATACGGTGTCCCAGATACGCCACGGCAACCGCAGCATCCGCGCCTTCATGCTGGAAAGTTTCCTCGAAGCCGGCAACCAGCCGATACCGGCCGATCTTGCCCAGTTGCGCTATGGCTGCTCGGTGACCGACCCCTGCGTGGACTGGCGCACCACCGCCGACATCCTGCGCGACGCCCGCGCCAAGTTGCGGCCGCTGTTGGATATTTGA
- the dhbA gene encoding 2,3-dihydro-2,3-dihydroxybenzoate dehydrogenase gives MVGLDFTGQCVWVTGAAQGIGQEVAKRFVEAGARVVALDLQFEQPAAHCGVLRELPLDIRDADAVAALCRRLAEEDALPDVLVNAAGVLRLGAFDALSIDDWQQCLAVNVSGPFYLLRALMPHFKARRAGAIVNVASNAAHVPRIDMAAYGASKAAMASLSHNAALELAPYGVRCNVVSPGSTDTPMLRGMWQDERGAARTIAGKPEAFRLGIPLGKLATPADVAGAVLYLASDLAGHVTMQDIVVDGGATLAA, from the coding sequence ATGGTCGGACTGGATTTCACCGGCCAATGCGTGTGGGTGACCGGCGCGGCTCAGGGCATAGGCCAGGAAGTGGCTAAGCGTTTTGTCGAGGCCGGCGCGCGCGTCGTGGCGCTGGACCTGCAGTTCGAACAGCCCGCCGCCCATTGCGGCGTGCTGCGCGAGCTGCCGCTGGACATCCGCGACGCCGACGCCGTGGCCGCGTTGTGCCGCCGCCTGGCCGAAGAGGACGCGCTACCCGACGTGCTGGTCAACGCCGCCGGCGTGCTGCGCCTGGGCGCGTTCGACGCGCTGTCGATCGACGACTGGCAGCAATGCCTGGCCGTCAACGTCAGCGGACCATTCTACCTGCTGCGCGCGCTGATGCCGCACTTCAAGGCGCGCCGCGCCGGGGCCATCGTCAACGTCGCCTCCAACGCCGCCCACGTGCCGCGCATCGATATGGCCGCCTACGGCGCGTCCAAGGCGGCGATGGCCAGCCTCAGCCACAACGCCGCGCTTGAGCTGGCGCCGTACGGCGTGCGCTGCAACGTGGTGTCGCCCGGCTCCACCGACACGCCGATGCTGCGCGGCATGTGGCAGGACGAGCGCGGCGCCGCCCGCACCATCGCCGGCAAGCCGGAAGCGTTCCGCCTGGGCATCCCGCTGGGCAAGCTGGCCACCCCGGCCGACGTCGCCGGCGCGGTGCTGTACCTGGCTTCCGACCTGGCCGGCCACGTCACGATGCAGGACATCGTGGTGGACGGCGGCGCCACCCTGGCCGCCTGA
- a CDS encoding isochorismatase family protein: MSIPKLNAYPLPQAADFPANKTAWRVEPQRAALLIHDMQRYFLAFYGEDSALVNELVSKVDALRRWADSHGVPVIYTAQPTEQKPEDRALLNDMWGPGLTTADPAVQAVTPRLAPREQDAVLVKWRYSAFQRSDLQEKMKAWRRDQLVICGVYAHIGCLMTACDAFMRDIQAFMVGDAVADFSEEEHKMALRYVATRCGAVIAQSDLAVSGGDAALTREWLKAQVLTVLEDGDDSLAGGDNLLDYGLDSIRVMELVAQWQKLGLEIGFEDLAQDLTLDGWWAAIQAKLPQEA, translated from the coding sequence ATGAGCATTCCCAAGCTGAACGCCTACCCGCTGCCGCAGGCGGCCGACTTCCCCGCCAACAAGACCGCCTGGCGCGTGGAGCCGCAGCGCGCCGCGCTGCTGATCCACGACATGCAGCGCTACTTCCTCGCCTTCTACGGCGAGGACAGCGCGCTGGTCAATGAACTGGTATCCAAAGTGGACGCGCTGCGCCGCTGGGCCGACAGCCACGGCGTGCCGGTGATCTACACCGCGCAGCCGACCGAGCAGAAGCCGGAAGACCGCGCGCTGCTGAACGACATGTGGGGGCCGGGCCTCACCACCGCCGATCCGGCGGTGCAGGCGGTGACGCCGCGGTTGGCTCCGCGCGAGCAGGACGCCGTGCTGGTCAAATGGCGCTACAGCGCCTTCCAGCGCAGCGACCTGCAGGAAAAGATGAAGGCCTGGCGCCGCGACCAGCTGGTGATCTGCGGCGTCTACGCCCATATCGGCTGCCTGATGACCGCCTGCGACGCCTTCATGCGCGACATCCAGGCCTTCATGGTCGGCGACGCGGTGGCGGACTTCAGCGAGGAAGAGCACAAGATGGCGCTGCGCTACGTGGCCACCCGCTGCGGCGCGGTGATCGCGCAGTCCGACCTGGCGGTTTCCGGCGGCGACGCCGCGCTGACCCGCGAATGGCTGAAGGCCCAGGTGCTGACCGTGCTGGAAGACGGCGACGACAGCCTGGCCGGCGGCGACAACCTGCTGGATTACGGCCTGGACTCCATCCGCGTGATGGAGCTGGTGGCGCAATGGCAGAAGCTGGGCCTGGAAATCGGCTTTGAAGATCTGGCCCAGGACCTGACGCTGGACGGCTGGTGGGCCGCCATTCAGGCCAAGCTGCCGCAGGAGGCTTGA